One Nocardia iowensis DNA window includes the following coding sequences:
- a CDS encoding sigma factor-like helix-turn-helix DNA-binding protein, whose amino-acid sequence MTASREVEAPAVTADGTDPELLDLQDDISFGLEEVNELLAELIAMQADRKAKDGELLSYRLGVTGEQPETLAKIGARYDLSRDRIRQLHTKAVGQLIRNAQLSGHRAADVFAERYPIGARDQQLVRALLVETYATDTDIAANELSYLKLRLAGHASEDAKRIAGFVTQRIAAWQKKTNRRLAKLRDAEPRATSQLNPWLGQVDWPGSATPDALPVVSARTVDSDDDGRGRFYLDKVGRDVPFDSGLEARLLWILNASDLVDSFQEQPAAVGYHRDGTEQVCYPSIVARLTDGRVVLIDVQPLGHVAFHVNRTKAAAGRAYAHSKGWGWLIWTGSLLGIPDLLARKVDAHTAAQLTELVERGPVSWPTIRQLRAEPGLELLDFVALVLRNEWRWDRGPFQLSAPPSHPPRT is encoded by the coding sequence GTGACGGCAAGCCGGGAGGTCGAGGCACCCGCTGTTACGGCGGACGGGACGGACCCCGAGCTACTCGATCTGCAGGACGATATTTCGTTCGGGCTCGAGGAAGTCAACGAGCTGCTCGCCGAGCTGATCGCGATGCAGGCCGACCGCAAGGCCAAGGACGGGGAGCTCCTGTCCTATCGGCTCGGTGTCACCGGCGAACAGCCCGAGACGCTGGCCAAGATCGGCGCGCGCTACGACCTGTCCCGCGACCGGATACGACAGCTGCATACCAAGGCGGTGGGGCAGCTGATTCGCAACGCCCAGTTGAGCGGTCACCGGGCGGCGGATGTGTTCGCCGAGCGCTACCCGATCGGCGCGCGCGACCAGCAGCTGGTGCGGGCGCTGCTGGTGGAGACCTACGCCACCGACACCGACATCGCGGCAAACGAGTTGTCGTACTTGAAGTTGCGGCTGGCCGGGCACGCGTCCGAGGACGCGAAGCGGATCGCGGGATTCGTGACGCAACGCATCGCGGCCTGGCAGAAGAAGACGAACCGGCGGCTCGCCAAACTGCGGGACGCGGAACCGCGCGCGACGAGTCAACTGAATCCGTGGCTGGGGCAAGTCGATTGGCCTGGCTCCGCGACACCGGATGCGCTGCCGGTGGTCTCGGCCCGGACCGTCGACAGCGACGATGACGGACGAGGCCGTTTCTACCTCGACAAGGTCGGGCGCGATGTGCCGTTCGATTCCGGGTTGGAGGCGCGGCTGCTGTGGATCCTCAACGCGAGTGACCTCGTCGACTCATTTCAAGAACAGCCCGCCGCCGTCGGTTACCACCGGGACGGCACCGAGCAGGTTTGCTACCCGAGCATCGTCGCCCGGCTCACCGATGGCCGGGTCGTGTTGATCGATGTCCAGCCGCTCGGACACGTTGCCTTCCACGTCAATCGAACGAAGGCCGCCGCCGGGCGCGCCTATGCGCACAGCAAGGGTTGGGGCTGGCTCATCTGGACCGGCAGCCTCCTCGGCATCCCTGATCTGCTCGCGCGCAAGGTCGACGCGCATACCGCGGCCCAGCTGACCGAACTCGTCGAGCGCGGACCGGTCTCCTGGCCGACGATTCGGCAGCTGCGCGCGGAGCCCGGCCTGGAACTGCTCGATTTCGTCGCGCTGGTGCTGCGCAACGAATGGCGCTGGGACCGCGGGCCGTTTCAGCTCAGCGCACCACCATCGCACCCGCCACGAACGTGA
- a CDS encoding LysR family transcriptional regulator: protein MDMNLLVALDALLATNSVTRAAERLHTSPPAMSRTLARLRQVLGDPLLVRAGRSLVPTPRALELRYEVGALVEQGRALLTPRAAIDPAALKRNFAVQASDMVLTELAAPLLAAVRAQAPGVTLRFLPDTLEGTAALRDGRVDIEVGVIDHADPETTVRRVLGDRVIGIAAADHPLVTERVTVARFAAAAHLSISRNGHPRGPIDDRLALHGRTRRVVATVPNLTTALFAVHGSDLICPAPALLSRSALPALGLCAFEIPLPLPEVAIGMAWHPRNAADSGHRWLRELIAAVLSRSAATDPGQDSGGGLDNR, encoded by the coding sequence CTGGATATGAATCTGCTCGTGGCCCTGGACGCGCTGCTGGCGACGAACAGCGTCACGCGGGCGGCCGAACGGCTGCACACCTCGCCGCCCGCGATGAGCCGGACGTTGGCCCGATTGCGTCAGGTGCTGGGTGATCCGCTGCTGGTGCGGGCAGGGCGCAGCCTGGTGCCGACGCCGCGTGCGCTGGAATTGCGTTACGAGGTCGGCGCTCTGGTCGAGCAGGGACGGGCATTGCTGACACCGCGGGCCGCGATCGATCCGGCCGCGTTGAAGCGAAACTTCGCGGTGCAGGCGAGTGACATGGTGCTCACCGAGTTGGCCGCGCCGCTACTGGCCGCAGTGCGCGCGCAGGCACCGGGGGTGACGCTGCGTTTCCTGCCCGACACCCTCGAAGGGACCGCGGCCCTGCGTGACGGCCGGGTCGATATCGAGGTCGGGGTCATCGACCATGCCGATCCCGAGACGACGGTGCGACGGGTGCTCGGCGACCGCGTGATCGGGATCGCCGCGGCCGATCATCCGCTGGTCACCGAACGGGTCACGGTGGCCAGGTTCGCGGCGGCGGCGCACCTGAGCATTTCGCGAAACGGTCACCCGCGCGGGCCGATCGACGACCGGTTGGCGCTGCACGGTCGTACTCGCCGGGTGGTCGCCACCGTGCCGAATCTGACCACCGCGTTGTTCGCGGTGCACGGCAGCGATCTGATCTGTCCGGCGCCCGCCCTATTGAGCAGGTCGGCATTGCCCGCGCTGGGGTTGTGCGCCTTCGAGATTCCGCTGCCGCTGCCGGAAGTGGCGATCGGCATGGCCTGGCATCCGCGCAATGCCGCCGACAGCGGGCATCGCTGGCTGCGCGAGCTGATCGCCGCTGTCCTGTCCAGGTCGGCGGCAACCGATCCCGGTCAGGACAGCGGCGGTGGGCTCGACAACCGGTAG
- a CDS encoding flavin-containing monooxygenase, with amino-acid sequence MTSGNRIAIVGAGIAGLACAKVLIQKGFPVEIFDRAPDVGGVWSATRRYPGLRTQNSKNTYHFSDFPMPSDYPKVLDGEQMQAYLAAYADHFGLREHLRLNTEVVAADPVDSGWLLEVRDEGGIHRSSCDHLVIANGVFSEPNIPDYRGVELFRAAGGQLGHVSEFLDVEAVRGKSVVVVGYGKSACDIAEAVSDVAASTTVVARRLLWKMPRTMARVLDFERLMLTRFGEAHFHHLEPGRMDRYLDGPGSSFRISNLDLIQELATKRMNLRELGLLPEGRFEEIAESTVGLTTENFYEQVANGRIVVHRDTTITEMYGGREAPAVRLSNGQLLPADIVVCATGFQQRVPFLTPYVQRRLTDEHGNFRLHRQILPLDVPNLSFTGYNSSVLSTVNAEVNAHWIAALLAGHLKLPPHDVASEQIDARLRWMDERTRGHHAHGTAVVPFSIRNIDEMLADLKFRLPLRTRAAQWFRTVRPESYRGLHDRHKQRPEPTIPPGPVADPTPLDRHPAQTPGGSR; translated from the coding sequence ATGACGAGCGGAAACCGCATCGCGATCGTTGGTGCGGGTATCGCAGGTCTTGCCTGCGCGAAAGTGCTGATCCAGAAGGGTTTTCCGGTCGAGATCTTCGACCGTGCGCCCGATGTCGGTGGCGTGTGGAGTGCGACCCGCAGGTACCCGGGGCTGCGAACCCAGAATTCCAAGAACACCTACCACTTTTCCGACTTCCCGATGCCCTCGGACTATCCGAAGGTGCTCGACGGCGAGCAGATGCAGGCCTATCTCGCCGCCTACGCCGACCACTTCGGTCTGCGCGAGCATTTGCGGCTCAATACCGAGGTGGTCGCCGCGGACCCGGTGGACAGCGGGTGGCTGCTCGAGGTCCGGGACGAGGGCGGGATACATCGGAGCTCCTGCGATCACCTGGTAATCGCCAACGGGGTGTTCAGCGAACCCAACATTCCGGACTATCGCGGCGTCGAGCTGTTCCGTGCCGCCGGTGGGCAGCTCGGTCACGTGTCGGAGTTCCTGGATGTCGAAGCGGTGCGCGGCAAATCCGTCGTCGTCGTCGGCTATGGCAAATCGGCCTGCGACATCGCCGAGGCGGTGAGCGACGTCGCCGCCTCGACCACCGTGGTGGCGCGGCGGCTGCTGTGGAAGATGCCGCGCACCATGGCGCGCGTGCTCGACTTCGAGCGGCTGATGCTGACCCGCTTCGGCGAAGCGCACTTCCACCACCTGGAACCCGGCCGGATGGACCGCTACCTGGACGGACCGGGAAGTTCGTTCCGGATCAGCAATCTCGACCTGATCCAGGAATTGGCCACCAAACGGATGAACCTGCGCGAACTCGGTCTGCTCCCGGAGGGACGCTTCGAGGAGATCGCCGAGAGCACCGTCGGCCTCACCACCGAGAACTTCTACGAGCAGGTGGCGAACGGGCGCATCGTGGTGCACCGTGACACGACGATCACCGAAATGTACGGCGGCCGCGAGGCACCCGCCGTGCGGCTGTCGAACGGGCAACTCCTCCCGGCCGACATCGTCGTGTGCGCCACCGGTTTTCAGCAGCGGGTGCCGTTCCTGACGCCGTACGTGCAACGCAGGCTCACCGACGAACACGGCAACTTCCGGCTGCACCGGCAGATCCTGCCGCTGGACGTGCCGAATCTGTCCTTCACCGGCTACAACTCCTCGGTCCTCAGCACCGTCAACGCCGAGGTCAACGCCCACTGGATCGCCGCACTGCTCGCCGGTCATTTGAAACTGCCGCCGCATGACGTGGCGAGCGAACAGATCGACGCCCGCTTGCGCTGGATGGACGAACGCACCCGCGGCCACCATGCGCACGGCACCGCCGTTGTGCCGTTCTCGATCCGCAATATCGATGAGATGCTGGCCGACCTGAAGTTCCGGCTCCCGCTGCGCACCCGTGCGGCCCAATGGTTCCGCACCGTTCGCCCCGAGTCCTACCGTGGACTGCACGACCGTCACAAGCAGCGCCCGGAACCAACCATCCCACCCGGACCGGTCGCGGATCCGACGCCGCTGGATCGGCACCCGGCCCAAACACCGGGCGGCTCCCGCTAG
- a CDS encoding cytochrome P450 family protein produces the protein MITLPAEFFRTPYAFYEQLRSAGPVHRIRLRTGVQAWLVVDYDAAKEALRHPGIRKNPYSPAGVRARHAAAGDGRVIPANQRLSHHLLYADPPEHSRLRKLVTPAFAPARMAALAPRITAIADELLDGIDRAVDATGRVDLLAEYAFPLPITVICELLGVPVEDRARFRDWSAAVVDTPMATPQRMVSATDAIVDYFDRLVALRHTKAHGDDLISHLLTVTDDDGDRLGHDELISMAFLILVAGHETTVNLIGNTVLTLLTDPPRYRALHNDPDAVAPLVEEMLRYNGPVNVATMRYTAAPITLGGTKIPPGELVLVALASANRDERHFADPAAFHPDRSSNHLAFGHGIHFCLGAGLARLEARIALTRLVGRYPELRLAVDDDDLRWRESILIRGLQDLPVDLAGAAVDSAMR, from the coding sequence ATGATAACCCTGCCAGCGGAGTTCTTTCGTACACCGTATGCCTTCTACGAGCAGCTGCGGTCGGCCGGTCCGGTGCACCGGATCCGGCTGCGCACCGGCGTTCAGGCCTGGCTGGTCGTCGATTACGACGCCGCCAAGGAGGCGCTGCGCCACCCGGGTATCCGCAAGAACCCGTATTCGCCGGCGGGTGTGCGGGCCCGGCACGCCGCCGCGGGTGACGGCAGGGTCATCCCGGCCAATCAACGCTTGAGTCACCACCTGCTCTATGCCGATCCGCCAGAGCATTCGCGGCTGCGCAAACTCGTCACGCCCGCGTTCGCGCCCGCCAGGATGGCGGCACTCGCGCCGCGGATCACGGCGATCGCCGACGAACTCCTCGACGGAATCGACCGCGCGGTCGATGCCACCGGCCGGGTGGACCTGCTGGCGGAGTACGCCTTCCCGCTGCCGATCACGGTGATCTGCGAGCTGCTCGGCGTGCCTGTCGAGGACCGCGCGCGGTTCCGGGACTGGTCCGCCGCCGTGGTCGATACCCCGATGGCCACGCCGCAGCGGATGGTCAGCGCGACCGACGCCATCGTCGACTACTTCGACCGGCTGGTGGCGCTGCGGCACACGAAGGCGCACGGCGACGATCTGATCTCGCACCTGCTGACCGTCACCGACGACGACGGCGATCGGCTCGGTCACGACGAACTGATCTCGATGGCATTCCTGATCCTGGTGGCCGGCCACGAGACGACGGTCAATCTGATCGGCAACACCGTGCTCACCCTGCTGACCGACCCGCCGCGGTACCGCGCACTGCACAACGACCCGGACGCCGTCGCGCCGCTGGTCGAGGAGATGCTGCGGTACAACGGCCCGGTGAACGTGGCGACGATGCGCTACACGGCCGCTCCGATCACCCTCGGCGGCACCAAAATACCTCCGGGCGAACTGGTGCTGGTCGCCCTTGCCTCGGCGAATCGTGACGAACGTCATTTCGCCGATCCCGCGGCGTTCCATCCGGACCGGTCGAGCAACCACCTCGCCTTCGGCCACGGCATCCACTTCTGTCTCGGCGCGGGCCTGGCCCGGTTGGAGGCCAGGATCGCGCTGACCCGGCTCGTCGGGCGCTATCCGGAGCTGCGCCTCGCCGTCGATGACGACGATCTGCGCTGGCGGGAGAGCATTCTGATCCGCGGCCTACAGGATCTGCCGGTCGATCTGGCGGGCGCTGCGGTGGACTCGGCGATGCGTTGA
- a CDS encoding MFS transporter, whose product MSSIAPLLRGARVANSFAFGLQGFFFAVVLTHLPQQKDKFGLSDGLIVGSVVLVSLLAGGGSVTAERLALRWSSRVTLRIGLLGIALTGTGIAFAPNTTVLLIALGCYGIAVGIVDASTNMQAVFIQHGYGTFILSSFYAAWSAGSIAGALFVSGCEALDVTLRESLLTAAGIVLVIGLMIGPRLLGPREAEASPAEEAADPGTVALRAYLAFGIAMALVFAIDLSVGNWSALYLSDDLLATSATAALALAAYQGASLLARLTGDLFVRRYGPRRVVRTAAAIGVIGLAIVIAAPGPGVAIVGFLIAGLGMPVIAPLCFSEAGQLTSGRGLDVLIARLNLFNYAGTLVGGGVVGAIAAGFGHRIGFVIPLVFATALIVLARVFHSRPEADKHPTSAGDRAVLDE is encoded by the coding sequence ATGAGTTCGATCGCGCCCCTCCTGCGGGGCGCCCGGGTCGCGAACTCGTTCGCGTTCGGGTTGCAGGGGTTCTTCTTCGCCGTGGTGCTGACCCACTTGCCGCAACAGAAGGACAAATTCGGGCTGTCCGACGGGCTGATCGTGGGCTCGGTAGTGCTGGTGTCGCTGCTCGCTGGCGGGGGCAGCGTGACCGCGGAGCGGCTGGCGCTGCGCTGGTCGAGCCGGGTCACCCTGCGCATCGGTCTGCTGGGTATCGCGCTGACCGGCACCGGAATCGCCTTCGCGCCGAATACCACGGTGCTGCTGATCGCCCTGGGCTGCTACGGGATCGCGGTGGGCATCGTCGACGCGAGCACCAATATGCAGGCGGTGTTCATCCAGCACGGGTATGGGACGTTCATCCTGTCCTCGTTCTACGCCGCGTGGAGTGCGGGATCGATTGCCGGTGCGCTGTTCGTTTCGGGGTGCGAGGCCCTGGACGTCACGCTGCGCGAGTCGTTGCTGACGGCGGCGGGAATCGTGCTCGTCATCGGGCTGATGATCGGACCGCGGCTGCTTGGCCCCCGGGAGGCCGAAGCGAGCCCGGCCGAGGAAGCCGCCGACCCCGGGACCGTCGCACTGCGCGCGTATCTCGCCTTCGGCATCGCGATGGCGCTGGTGTTCGCGATCGATCTGTCCGTTGGCAACTGGTCGGCGCTGTATCTGTCCGACGATCTGCTCGCCACATCGGCTACGGCGGCACTGGCGCTTGCCGCCTATCAGGGCGCGTCCCTGCTCGCGCGGCTCACCGGCGACCTGTTCGTGCGGCGGTACGGGCCGCGGCGGGTGGTGCGGACCGCGGCGGCCATCGGAGTGATCGGACTGGCGATCGTGATCGCCGCACCCGGGCCGGGCGTCGCGATCGTCGGATTCCTCATCGCCGGTCTCGGGATGCCGGTGATCGCGCCGCTGTGCTTCAGCGAGGCCGGGCAATTGACCAGCGGTCGCGGGCTGGACGTGCTGATCGCACGACTGAACCTGTTCAACTACGCAGGGACTTTGGTGGGCGGTGGTGTGGTCGGCGCGATCGCGGCCGGTTTCGGGCATCGGATCGGATTCGTGATCCCACTGGTGTTCGCAACGGCGCTGATCGTCTTGGCGCGAGTGTTCCATTCGCGGCCTGAAGCAGACAAACATCCCACCTCTGCCGGTGATCGTGCTGTACTGGACGAATGA
- a CDS encoding GNAT family N-acetyltransferase: MSNIPVTVDRAGLWDAEELSDVAAATFPLACPPEATSDDIDIFITDVLSGERFGEYLSDPARTVLKAVAGDDIVGYAMLIAGDPVDPEVAKAVNLRPVVEISKMYVLPGHHGSGVSTALMIACMERAREGEFAGVWLGVNQENVRAQRFYGKHGFSTVGTKTFTVGSQLHHDFVMRVVF, from the coding sequence ATGAGCAACATCCCAGTCACCGTCGACAGGGCCGGTCTGTGGGACGCCGAAGAACTCAGTGACGTTGCGGCGGCAACCTTTCCACTCGCCTGCCCGCCGGAGGCGACCTCCGACGACATCGACATTTTCATCACCGACGTGCTGTCCGGCGAGCGGTTCGGCGAGTACCTGAGCGATCCGGCCAGGACCGTCCTCAAGGCCGTCGCCGGCGACGACATCGTCGGCTACGCGATGCTCATCGCGGGCGACCCGGTCGATCCGGAGGTCGCGAAGGCGGTGAACCTGCGGCCGGTGGTGGAGATCAGCAAGATGTACGTGCTGCCCGGCCACCACGGCAGCGGGGTATCGACGGCACTCATGATCGCCTGCATGGAGCGCGCCAGGGAGGGCGAGTTCGCCGGGGTGTGGCTCGGTGTCAACCAGGAGAACGTGCGGGCGCAGCGGTTCTACGGCAAGCACGGGTTCAGCACGGTCGGCACCAAGACCTTCACCGTCGGTAGCCAACTGCACCACGACTTCGTGATGCGGGTGGTTTTCTAA
- a CDS encoding alpha/beta fold hydrolase codes for MTKFKTWDGLELNYRVWEGEGVPVVLQHGVVADTNANWMSTGVVGALQAAGRTVVSLDARGHGRSEKPHDPARYSWEFMADDVRALYDELGFDRVVQVGYSMGGVISLLVAAADERVERLVVGGIGSGVLDCGGVDRRVVELTDLQTAMGEENADAPPLAMMFRVLADAVHADRQAIQAVATGLDARPISGLDNITVPTLVLAGDDDPFAAEPERLADALPNGTLSVVPGDHLMAVLAPSFHSALVDFSK; via the coding sequence ATGACGAAGTTCAAGACGTGGGACGGCCTGGAACTCAACTATCGAGTGTGGGAGGGCGAGGGCGTTCCCGTCGTGTTGCAGCACGGAGTGGTCGCGGATACCAACGCGAACTGGATGAGCACCGGGGTTGTCGGCGCACTGCAGGCAGCGGGGCGCACCGTCGTGTCACTGGACGCACGCGGGCACGGGCGATCGGAAAAGCCGCACGACCCGGCGCGGTACTCCTGGGAGTTCATGGCCGACGACGTGCGCGCGCTGTACGACGAGCTGGGCTTCGATCGGGTTGTGCAGGTGGGCTATTCGATGGGCGGGGTCATCTCGCTGCTGGTCGCCGCCGCCGACGAGCGGGTCGAGCGGCTGGTCGTCGGCGGCATCGGGTCCGGCGTGCTCGACTGCGGCGGCGTCGACCGCCGGGTCGTCGAGCTGACCGACCTGCAGACCGCGATGGGCGAGGAAAATGCCGACGCCCCACCGCTCGCCATGATGTTCCGGGTCCTCGCGGACGCGGTGCACGCCGACCGCCAAGCCATCCAGGCGGTCGCCACCGGCCTCGACGCCCGGCCGATCAGCGGTCTGGACAACATCACCGTGCCGACACTGGTGCTCGCCGGCGACGACGATCCGTTCGCCGCCGAGCCGGAACGCCTCGCCGACGCGCTACCCAACGGAACGTTGAGCGTGGTGCCCGGCGACCATCTCATGGCCGTACTCGCGCCGAGTTTCCACTCGGCACTGGTCGACTTCTCGAAATAG
- a CDS encoding ABC transporter ATP-binding protein, protein MTAAIRAEGLTKHYGKHVALTDLDLEVHPGEVFGFLGPNGAGKSTTIRILLDLLRPTSGRVEVFGVEPRAGGAELRHRIGYLPGELAIEGRTTARDLLGFLADQRDSVAPSRITELADLLDLDLSRKVGAMSKGNKQKVGIIAAFMHRPDLLILDEPTSGLDPLLQQRFLDLVAEAKDNGQTVFMSSHILSEVQQIADRAVIMRAGKLLGTENVEDLRRRSPRSVELVFAAQVFADDFEKLTGVRDLSIDGTTVRCTTEGEVDGLFKVAAKYPLVSVLSTEPDLEDIFFSLYGR, encoded by the coding sequence ATGACCGCCGCCATCCGTGCCGAAGGACTGACCAAGCACTACGGCAAGCATGTTGCCCTCACCGACCTCGACCTGGAGGTGCACCCGGGCGAGGTGTTCGGCTTCCTCGGGCCCAACGGCGCGGGCAAGTCCACCACCATCCGCATCCTGCTCGACCTGCTCCGGCCGACGTCGGGTCGCGTCGAGGTGTTCGGCGTCGAGCCGCGCGCCGGCGGCGCGGAGCTGCGGCACCGGATCGGCTACCTCCCCGGCGAACTCGCGATCGAGGGCCGCACTACCGCGCGCGACCTACTCGGCTTCCTCGCCGACCAGCGCGACTCCGTGGCGCCGAGCCGGATCACCGAGCTCGCCGACCTGCTCGACCTGGACCTGTCCAGAAAGGTCGGCGCCATGTCCAAGGGCAACAAGCAGAAGGTCGGCATCATCGCCGCCTTCATGCACCGGCCCGACCTGCTGATCTTGGACGAGCCGACCTCGGGCCTGGATCCGCTGCTGCAGCAACGGTTTCTGGATCTGGTCGCCGAGGCCAAGGACAACGGGCAGACCGTGTTCATGTCCTCGCACATCCTCAGCGAGGTGCAGCAGATCGCCGATCGCGCCGTCATCATGCGCGCCGGGAAGCTGCTCGGCACGGAGAACGTGGAGGATCTGCGCCGCCGCTCGCCGCGCTCGGTCGAGCTGGTGTTCGCCGCGCAGGTATTCGCCGATGACTTCGAAAAGCTGACCGGGGTGCGCGACCTGAGCATCGACGGAACCACCGTGCGCTGCACCACCGAAGGCGAGGTGGACGGGCTGTTCAAGGTCGCGGCCAAGTACCCGCTGGTGAGCGTGCTGTCCACCGAGCCGGACCTGGAGGACATCTTCTTCAGTCTCTACGGCCGCTGA
- a CDS encoding ABC transporter permease subunit, producing the protein MTRSVFSQTLKEQRRGLIGWSIGLVVVPLMYLPSFNSLKEQGSLDNIRQNTAYDALGIGDFGTGTGFLHSMIYSMMGVLLMLIFAVTFAARSVTQEENGSLDLLLAQPISRKGLLGQRFAALAVQTAIVTTVMMLAVIAGANAGKMNVPAGNIVAASAGLGLLALVVGTITLLVGAITGKRSLTLGFASVVALGGFLANNLGAEWLRRLSPFYYAVGDSPVINGWNLVHLTVLVVLAAVTLVLALGAFERRDIAV; encoded by the coding sequence ATGACTCGCTCGGTTTTCAGCCAGACACTGAAGGAACAGCGGCGCGGCCTGATCGGCTGGTCGATCGGCCTTGTCGTCGTTCCGCTGATGTACCTGCCGTCGTTCAACTCGCTGAAAGAGCAAGGCTCACTGGACAACATCAGGCAGAACACAGCATACGACGCACTCGGCATCGGCGACTTCGGCACCGGCACCGGGTTTCTGCACTCGATGATCTACTCGATGATGGGTGTGCTGCTGATGCTCATCTTCGCGGTGACCTTCGCCGCACGATCGGTCACCCAGGAAGAGAACGGCAGCCTGGATCTGCTACTGGCCCAACCGATCAGCCGGAAGGGACTGCTCGGGCAGCGGTTCGCCGCACTGGCCGTGCAGACGGCGATCGTCACGACCGTCATGATGCTGGCCGTCATCGCGGGCGCGAACGCCGGAAAGATGAATGTGCCCGCCGGGAACATCGTTGCCGCGAGCGCGGGTCTCGGCCTGCTCGCGCTGGTGGTCGGCACGATCACCCTGCTGGTCGGTGCCATCACCGGAAAGCGTTCGCTGACTCTGGGATTCGCGTCGGTGGTCGCGCTGGGCGGCTTCCTGGCCAATAACCTCGGCGCCGAGTGGTTGCGTAGGTTGTCGCCGTTCTATTACGCGGTCGGCGATTCGCCGGTGATCAACGGCTGGAATCTCGTCCACCTGACGGTGCTGGTGGTGCTGGCCGCGGTCACGCTGGTGCTCGCGCTCGGCGCCTTCGAACGCCGCGACATCGCGGTCTGA
- a CDS encoding GbsR/MarR family transcriptional regulator — translation MGTTDEQPAVPTPEQLAFVEDFALVLERMGLVRMTGRATGWLLVSDPPEQTFGQIADALQASKGSISSALKTLVTMRWVDKTSKPGDRKDYYSIRPGILPELTRQQSGMYTDLTAMTSRGLALFDDPNGDQAARVRDMHEFFVWMGKELPALIDRWYAEHRA, via the coding sequence ATGGGCACTACGGACGAACAACCGGCCGTTCCGACACCGGAACAACTAGCCTTTGTGGAGGATTTCGCGCTCGTACTGGAACGCATGGGGCTGGTCCGGATGACCGGCCGCGCCACGGGCTGGCTGCTGGTCTCCGACCCGCCGGAGCAGACGTTCGGCCAGATCGCCGACGCGCTGCAAGCGTCCAAGGGCTCCATCTCCAGCGCGCTCAAGACCCTGGTCACCATGCGCTGGGTCGACAAGACCTCCAAGCCGGGCGACCGCAAGGACTACTATTCCATCCGTCCCGGCATCCTGCCCGAATTGACCCGCCAGCAGAGTGGCATGTACACCGACCTCACCGCGATGACCTCGCGCGGCCTCGCACTGTTCGACGACCCCAACGGCGACCAGGCCGCCCGCGTCCGCGACATGCACGAATTCTTCGTCTGGATGGGCAAGGAACTGCCCGCCCTGATCGACCGCTGGTACGCGGAGCACCGCGCCTGA
- a CDS encoding tyrosine-protein phosphatase, whose translation MTRRSLRAPVALAAGLAVAFGPVTGAALADPPAASALAFDRSLPLQGVQNARDIGGYRTIGGQTVRTGLVYRTGQLNNATPADLAELSSRQVRVVDDLRTAYERAIGPDKVPAGATANWDDVIGQAPPEVLISTLTGGDSLYRAFITAPGASQAFSSVLRDIIDTDSAVLFHCTAGKDRTGWTAAVLLTLLGVDRDTVSQDYLLSNQYRNAAPGDTLNGVQQSWLDAAFDQANQTYGSFDNYVRQGLRLSDTDIVALRTKLLA comes from the coding sequence ATGACTCGTCGCTCGCTTCGCGCCCCGGTGGCGCTCGCCGCCGGTCTCGCCGTCGCCTTCGGCCCGGTGACCGGTGCCGCGCTCGCCGATCCGCCCGCCGCGTCGGCGCTCGCGTTCGACCGCTCGCTGCCCCTGCAGGGTGTGCAGAACGCCCGCGACATCGGCGGATACCGGACGATCGGCGGCCAGACGGTACGCACGGGCCTGGTCTACCGCACCGGTCAGCTGAACAACGCGACCCCGGCCGATCTCGCCGAGCTGTCGAGCAGGCAGGTGCGCGTCGTCGACGACCTGCGCACGGCGTACGAGCGCGCGATCGGCCCGGACAAGGTGCCCGCGGGCGCGACCGCCAACTGGGACGACGTCATCGGCCAGGCGCCACCGGAGGTCTTGATCAGCACCCTCACCGGCGGCGACAGCCTGTACCGCGCCTTCATCACCGCCCCCGGCGCCAGCCAGGCCTTCTCCTCGGTGCTGCGCGACATCATCGATACCGATAGCGCGGTGCTTTTCCACTGCACCGCGGGCAAGGACCGCACCGGCTGGACCGCCGCCGTCCTGCTCACGCTGCTCGGTGTCGACCGCGACACCGTCAGCCAGGACTACTTGCTGTCCAACCAGTACCGCAACGCCGCCCCCGGCGACACCCTCAACGGCGTCCAGCAGTCCTGGCTCGACGCCGCCTTCGACCAGGCCAACCAGACCTACGGCAGCTTCGACAACTACGTGCGTCAGGGCCTGCGGCTCTCCGACACCGACATCGTCGCGCTGCGGACGAAGCTGCTCGCCTGA